In Pseudomonadales bacterium, a single window of DNA contains:
- the map gene encoding type I methionyl aminopeptidase: protein MSISIKTPEEIEKMRNAGRLAAEVLEMIATHVQPGISTGELDKICHDYIVNEQQAIPAPLNYRGFPKSICTSVNQVVCHGIPSNTKILKQGDIVNIDITVIKDGYHGDTSKMFFVGKRPPHAERLVKVTQECLYLGIKLVKPGIRLGDIGHAIQTYAESNHFSVVREYCGHGIGRVFHEDPQVLHYGKPNTGIELKAGMTFTIEPMINAGKRHVKLSTRDGWTVETVDKRLSAQWEHTILVTHSGYEVLTKRSEELNL, encoded by the coding sequence ATGTCCATCTCAATCAAGACACCCGAAGAAATCGAAAAAATGCGCAACGCTGGCCGCTTGGCTGCAGAGGTGCTGGAAATGATCGCAACTCATGTTCAGCCTGGCATTTCCACTGGCGAATTAGACAAAATTTGCCATGACTACATAGTCAATGAACAGCAGGCCATTCCAGCACCATTAAATTATCGAGGCTTTCCCAAGTCAATTTGTACTTCGGTTAATCAGGTCGTTTGTCACGGCATTCCGAGTAATACCAAAATTCTTAAGCAGGGCGATATCGTTAACATCGACATTACTGTCATCAAAGACGGTTATCACGGCGATACCAGCAAAATGTTCTTTGTGGGTAAAAGACCGCCTCATGCCGAACGCTTGGTAAAAGTTACCCAGGAATGCCTGTATCTTGGTATCAAATTGGTCAAACCGGGCATTCGCTTGGGAGATATCGGCCACGCCATTCAGACTTATGCCGAAAGTAATCATTTTTCTGTGGTTCGCGAATATTGCGGCCATGGTATTGGCAGGGTGTTCCACGAAGATCCTCAGGTCCTCCACTACGGCAAACCCAACACTGGCATTGAATTAAAAGCTGGCATGACCTTCACTATCGAGCCCATGATTAATGCGGGCAAACGCCATGTCAAACTATCAACGCGTGACGGCTGGACCGTTGAAACAGTGGACAAACGTCTTTCAGCGCAATGGGAACATACTATTTTAGTCACACATTCCGGTTACGAAGTATTAACGAAACGTAGCGAAGAACTCAACCTATAA
- a CDS encoding nuclear transport factor 2 family protein, with translation MSDNLNRLEILTANDRFYLALSQADPTLMSQVWRQHNEVYCIHPGWDRLEGWDAVFQSWQAIFNNQGPCSVIASAVKVSVCGDMAWVNCFENITASNIDLQIIRTICTNVFQRFDRAWKLVIHHSSIAPLATQTFGSSESAVH, from the coding sequence ATGTCAGACAACCTAAATCGCCTTGAGATACTCACCGCAAACGACCGTTTTTACCTGGCATTATCGCAAGCAGATCCGACATTGATGTCTCAAGTGTGGAGACAACACAATGAGGTCTATTGTATTCATCCCGGCTGGGATAGATTAGAGGGGTGGGACGCGGTCTTCCAAAGCTGGCAAGCCATCTTTAACAATCAAGGCCCATGCTCAGTCATAGCGAGCGCGGTTAAAGTCAGTGTTTGCGGTGATATGGCATGGGTCAATTGTTTTGAAAATATAACTGCGTCAAATATCGATCTACAGATAATACGCACTATCTGCACAAATGTTTTCCAGCGTTTTGATAGGGCTTGGAAATTAGTAATACATCACTCATCAATAGCACCTCTCGCTACGCAAACATTTGGCTCGTCCGAATCAGCAGTCCACTAG
- a CDS encoding lamin tail domain-containing protein, with protein sequence MPKLFRFSFLYIIIGLSLVVTVNATPVFINEIHYDNAGSDLNEGVEIAGPANTDLSGWQLVLYNGGNGQPYSTISLAGIFSDLMSGFGVLSFAYSGIQNGSPDGVALVDSTNQLIQFLSYEGVIEANSGVAAGQRSIDILVQEPANTLVGSSLQLSGVGSAYEDFQWGASLPESFGAINSEQRFSSGEEAAPVPTVPIPSSIMLWLFALLMPLSGGRSRQLSSLPTLPS encoded by the coding sequence ATGCCAAAGCTTTTTCGTTTTTCATTTCTCTATATCATCATCGGTTTGTCCCTAGTCGTAACCGTCAATGCAACGCCCGTCTTTATTAACGAAATTCACTATGATAACGCCGGTTCGGATCTGAACGAGGGCGTTGAAATTGCTGGACCGGCCAATACCGATTTAAGCGGTTGGCAGTTGGTCTTGTACAACGGTGGCAATGGACAACCTTATTCAACCATTTCGCTTGCAGGGATTTTCTCTGATTTGATGAGCGGTTTTGGTGTTTTATCGTTTGCCTACAGCGGTATACAGAACGGCTCGCCTGATGGTGTTGCCCTGGTCGATAGCACTAATCAGTTAATACAGTTTTTAAGTTACGAAGGTGTGATTGAGGCTAATTCCGGGGTGGCCGCAGGACAGCGCAGTATCGATATTTTGGTACAGGAACCAGCTAATACCTTAGTTGGCTCATCACTTCAGTTATCCGGTGTAGGGTCTGCGTACGAGGATTTTCAGTGGGGAGCAAGCTTACCGGAAAGCTTCGGAGCGATTAATAGTGAGCAGCGATTTTCAAGTGGAGAGGAAGCTGCCCCGGTTCCGACCGTACCGATACCGAGTAGTATTATGCTTTGGTTGTTTGCGCTGCTAATGCCGTTATCTGGTGGGCGGTCGCGGCAGCTGTCCTCACTGCCGACGCTACCTTCCTGA
- the rpsB gene encoding 30S ribosomal protein S2, whose amino-acid sequence MSRVSMRDLLKAGAHFGHQTRYWNPKMAPYIFGARNNIHIINLEHTVPALNEALDVVQKLASNKNKILFVGTKRAASKIIKEEAERAGMPYVHHRWLGGMLTNYKTIRQSIKRYRELEAQKKDGTFEQITKKEQLVRMREMEKLERSIGGIKDMGGLPDALFVIDVDHERIAVNEANKLGIPVIGVVDTNSDPDGVDYVIPGNDDAIRSIQIYIKAVAGTILDGLTADMSGTDEFIEVPVDANEAGSDGEEVEVTAN is encoded by the coding sequence ATGTCTAGAGTTTCAATGAGAGACCTGCTTAAGGCAGGTGCGCATTTTGGTCACCAAACGCGCTACTGGAATCCAAAGATGGCTCCCTACATCTTTGGTGCCCGCAATAATATTCATATTATTAATCTGGAGCACACTGTTCCGGCGCTGAATGAAGCGCTTGATGTAGTGCAAAAGCTCGCATCTAACAAAAATAAAATACTTTTTGTGGGCACTAAGCGTGCGGCGAGTAAAATTATTAAAGAAGAAGCTGAGCGCGCAGGTATGCCCTATGTGCATCATCGTTGGTTGGGCGGCATGCTCACCAACTACAAAACAATTCGCCAATCGATCAAGCGCTATCGAGAATTAGAAGCACAAAAGAAAGATGGTACTTTCGAACAGATCACCAAGAAAGAGCAGCTTGTGCGGATGCGCGAAATGGAAAAACTTGAGCGCAGCATTGGTGGTATCAAGGATATGGGTGGCTTACCGGATGCGCTATTTGTGATAGATGTTGATCATGAACGGATCGCCGTTAACGAAGCCAACAAACTGGGAATTCCGGTCATTGGCGTGGTCGATACGAATAGTGACCCTGATGGCGTGGATTACGTGATACCAGGTAATGACGATGCAATTCGGTCTATTCAAATTTACATTAAGGCAGTTGCTGGCACTATTCTAGATGGCCTTACGGCTGACATGAGTGGTACTGACGAGTTTATTGAAGTGCCGGTAGATGCGAATGAAGCTGGCTCAGATGGTGAAGAGGTTGAAGTTACTGCTAACTAA
- a CDS encoding ArsC family reductase — MITLFGIKNCDTIKKARNWLTQSAITYRFHDYRIDGLDELQLKQWSTELGWQQLLNTRGTTWRKLADAERADLDEARAIQLMLTYPALIKRPLLDTGTARYLGFDANTYEQIFNEMNKV; from the coding sequence ATGATCACGCTTTTTGGTATCAAAAACTGCGACACTATTAAAAAAGCCAGGAACTGGTTAACACAATCAGCAATTACATATCGTTTTCACGATTACCGAATAGATGGACTAGATGAGCTACAACTCAAACAGTGGAGCACCGAGCTGGGTTGGCAACAATTACTCAATACCAGAGGCACAACCTGGCGCAAACTAGCGGACGCTGAAAGGGCTGACTTGGATGAAGCAAGAGCAATCCAGCTTATGCTAACTTATCCAGCCTTAATCAAAAGACCATTACTCGATACAGGAACTGCGCGTTATTTAGGTTTTGACGCCAATACATACGAACAAATTTTTAATGAAATGAATAAGGTTTAA
- the frr gene encoding ribosome recycling factor, translating to MINEIKKEAEQRMHKAIEALTGAFNKIRTGRAHPSILDGVQVSYYGTATPIGQVANVTVEDGRTLAIVPWEKQMVPEIEKAIMKSDLGLNPMSSGGIIRVPMPALTEETRKDFVRHARLEAENARVSVRNARRDANSDLKELLKESDITEDEERRAQDDVQKLTDKYVAEIDHFLKQKESDLLEI from the coding sequence ATGATTAATGAAATAAAAAAGGAAGCGGAACAACGCATGCACAAGGCAATAGAAGCCTTAACCGGTGCATTCAATAAAATTCGCACAGGACGTGCGCACCCCAGTATATTAGATGGCGTGCAGGTATCCTATTACGGTACTGCGACGCCGATCGGTCAAGTCGCCAATGTGACAGTAGAGGATGGACGGACACTAGCCATTGTGCCTTGGGAAAAGCAAATGGTGCCGGAAATTGAAAAGGCCATCATGAAGTCGGACTTGGGGCTTAACCCTATGTCTTCCGGCGGTATTATTCGTGTTCCCATGCCAGCCCTGACAGAAGAAACGCGTAAAGATTTTGTTCGTCATGCGCGTTTGGAAGCTGAGAATGCGCGTGTATCGGTGAGAAATGCGCGCCGTGATGCGAACAGCGATCTAAAAGAACTATTGAAGGAAAGTGACATTACGGAAGATGAGGAACGTCGGGCACAGGATGATGTACAAAAACTTACCGACAAGTATGTCGCAGAAATTGATCATTTTCTGAAACAAAAGGAATCTGATTTGCTAGAGATCTAG
- the pyrH gene encoding UMP kinase translates to MPNQERQAKYQRVLLKLSGEALTGDEAFGIDPKVLDRMALEIGQLVGIGVQVGLVLGGGNLFRGAALNAAGMDRVTGDHMGMLATVMNALAMRDALERSNIATRVMSAIPMSGVVEHYDRRNAMRYLSSGDVVIFSAGTGNPFFTTDSAACLRGIEINADAVLKATKVDGVYTDDPMTNPDAKKYDRLTYDEVIEKQLGVMDLTAICLARDHNMPLRVFNMKKSGALATVVVGGDEGTLIE, encoded by the coding sequence ATGCCAAATCAAGAGCGCCAAGCTAAGTACCAACGAGTATTGCTTAAGCTCAGTGGTGAAGCGCTAACCGGGGACGAAGCCTTTGGCATTGACCCAAAAGTGCTTGATCGGATGGCGTTGGAAATTGGGCAGCTGGTGGGTATCGGTGTGCAGGTTGGGCTGGTGCTCGGTGGTGGTAACCTTTTTCGCGGGGCGGCATTGAATGCGGCGGGCATGGATCGTGTGACCGGCGACCACATGGGCATGTTGGCAACCGTAATGAATGCGCTAGCAATGCGCGATGCTTTAGAACGATCCAATATTGCTACCCGCGTTATGTCAGCCATTCCCATGAGTGGCGTAGTTGAACATTATGATCGGCGTAATGCAATGCGCTACCTTAGCTCTGGAGATGTGGTAATATTCTCTGCTGGCACTGGTAACCCATTTTTTACTACTGATTCGGCGGCCTGCTTGCGTGGCATAGAAATCAATGCGGATGCGGTGCTCAAAGCCACTAAGGTTGATGGCGTGTATACGGATGACCCAATGACCAACCCCGATGCCAAGAAGTATGACCGCCTGACTTATGATGAGGTTATTGAAAAACAGCTTGGCGTGATGGATTTGACTGCGATTTGTTTGGCGCGAGATCATAATATGCCATTACGTGTCTTTAATATGAAAAAATCAGGTGCGCTGGCGACGGTGGTGGTTGGTGGTGATGAAGGTACGCTGATAGAGTAG
- the dapD gene encoding 2,3,4,5-tetrahydropyridine-2,6-dicarboxylate N-succinyltransferase encodes MNKNTYFSFAMGVGTQSGSGEWLEVYYPAPLISPNSKLIACVKQTLNIATGNQVIAPSASQLNQLANALTELGMTEQAALAQQLSKSQRPTAIILLETDEAPQSTPEIYLKLQLLSHRLLQPHQVDLTGIFGKLPNVAWTSAGAIAVDELAQKQFEARLRGELLEVMAVDKFPKMANYVIPSGVRIADTDRVRLGAYLGEGTTVMHEGFINFNAGTKGASMVEGRISAGVMVGNGTDLGGGCSTMGTLSGGNSIVISVGEECLIGANAGIGIPLGDRCTVEAGLYVTAGSKVALLDDKNQLVKIIKARDLAGKSDLLLRRNSENGRIECKTNKSAIALNQELHAHN; translated from the coding sequence ATGAACAAGAATACCTACTTTAGTTTTGCAATGGGTGTCGGCACGCAATCAGGCAGCGGCGAGTGGCTGGAAGTTTATTATCCCGCGCCGCTAATTTCACCCAATTCCAAATTGATAGCGTGCGTAAAACAAACCTTAAATATTGCTACCGGCAACCAGGTAATAGCCCCTTCTGCATCACAGCTCAACCAGCTTGCCAATGCGCTGACCGAACTGGGTATGACTGAGCAGGCCGCGCTGGCGCAACAATTGAGCAAGTCCCAAAGACCAACAGCAATCATCCTCCTTGAAACTGACGAGGCGCCACAATCGACACCAGAAATATACCTGAAACTCCAATTACTTTCTCACCGTTTGCTGCAACCTCACCAAGTAGATTTGACTGGTATTTTTGGCAAACTGCCTAATGTGGCATGGACCAGCGCTGGCGCTATCGCCGTCGACGAGCTGGCACAAAAACAATTCGAGGCACGCTTGCGTGGAGAGCTGCTGGAAGTGATGGCCGTAGATAAATTTCCGAAAATGGCGAATTACGTGATTCCTTCAGGCGTCCGTATTGCGGACACCGATCGAGTAAGACTAGGCGCTTATCTAGGCGAAGGCACTACTGTCATGCATGAAGGCTTTATCAATTTTAATGCGGGCACCAAGGGAGCCAGCATGGTTGAGGGTCGCATTTCTGCTGGCGTCATGGTTGGCAACGGCACTGATCTCGGCGGCGGCTGCAGCACCATGGGCACCTTATCCGGTGGCAACTCTATCGTTATCTCTGTTGGCGAAGAATGCCTCATCGGTGCGAACGCCGGTATCGGTATTCCCTTGGGCGATCGCTGTACTGTCGAAGCAGGACTCTATGTCACGGCAGGCTCTAAAGTGGCGTTACTCGATGATAAAAACCAGTTGGTCAAAATTATCAAGGCTCGAGATTTGGCGGGTAAATCTGATTTACTGTTACGCCGTAATTCTGAAAATGGCCGAATTGAATGTAAAACCAACAAGTCGGCTATTGCCTTAAACCAAGAACTACACGCCCACAATTAG
- a CDS encoding elongation factor Ts, with protein sequence MAEITAKMVKELRDRTGLGMMDCKKALSENDGDIEQAIEHLRKSSGMKAAKKASRVAAEGVVAAKVADDGSFGILVEVNSETDFVARDDNFKGFVNTVLEKAFTDKQTDVAALMAGELENAREALVQKIGENVSVRRIQAFTADSGVVAAYVHGNNRIGVLVVLRAGDETLGKDVAMHVAAVNPLVVKADQVSQEVIAKEREIYTAQAQDSGKPAEIIEKMIDGRMRKFLSEVSLVEQPFVKDPDVTVGALLKKADADVLAMVRFEVGEGIEKETIDFAAEVAAQAGM encoded by the coding sequence ATGGCAGAAATAACAGCCAAAATGGTGAAAGAATTACGTGACCGTACTGGTCTCGGCATGATGGATTGTAAAAAAGCACTGTCTGAAAATGATGGTGATATCGAACAAGCAATTGAGCATCTGCGTAAATCGAGCGGCATGAAAGCAGCGAAAAAAGCGTCTCGTGTCGCCGCAGAGGGTGTTGTCGCAGCAAAAGTCGCCGATGATGGTAGCTTTGGCATACTGGTTGAAGTGAATAGCGAAACAGATTTTGTCGCGCGAGACGATAACTTCAAGGGCTTTGTCAACACGGTGCTGGAAAAGGCCTTTACTGATAAGCAAACCGATGTTGCAGCTTTAATGGCTGGTGAACTGGAAAACGCGAGAGAAGCGTTGGTGCAAAAAATTGGTGAAAATGTCAGTGTACGTCGAATTCAGGCATTTACTGCGGATAGCGGTGTGGTAGCTGCCTATGTGCATGGCAATAACCGAATTGGTGTGCTGGTTGTCTTGCGCGCGGGTGATGAGACTTTAGGCAAAGATGTGGCGATGCATGTGGCGGCAGTTAATCCGCTGGTCGTGAAAGCTGATCAGGTATCACAGGAAGTGATCGCCAAGGAGCGGGAAATCTATACAGCACAAGCTCAGGATAGTGGTAAGCCTGCCGAAATTATTGAAAAGATGATTGACGGTAGAATGCGTAAATTCCTTTCTGAAGTCAGCTTGGTAGAGCAGCCTTTCGTTAAAGACCCTGACGTGACAGTCGGTGCGCTTTTGAAAAAGGCCGACGCCGATGTGCTCGCCATGGTTCGTTTTGAAGTGGGTGAAGGCATAGAAAAGGAAACGATTGATTTTGCCGCTGAGGTGGCCGCTCAGGCAGGTATGTAA
- a CDS encoding [protein-PII] uridylyltransferase, producing the protein MSEPTSLSSIQAEIFNNEKFTRQLAESVSPIATFKEVLKNSQSILDQHFRNDTPTRLLVFARAWLVDQLLTHAWRQFSFRQNDIGLIAVGGYGRGELHPHSDIDILILYRGFRFKSQHKHIEKFVTLLWDIGLKVGHSVRSTRQCIDQARNDITIVTSLMESRLLVGSQELFAHMQKRVGPKKIWSAKAFYAAKRDEQIFRHRKFDDTEHNLEPNVKESPGGLRDLQMIGWVAKRHFGGDNLRDLVTNHFLTEAEFGLLSEGQNYLWKIRYGLHMLAGRAEDRLLFDYQERLAKLFGFKDTEESLAIEQLMQKYYRVALRILELNDMLLQHFDEAILRADESFISRPLNTRFKITNDYIEVVDNQVFQRTPFALMEIFLLMAQNREIQGVRASTIRLIREHRHLIDHEFRQDIRNISIFMELLRSPDGIVTQLQRMRRYAVLGRYLPEFGRIIGKMQYDLFHIYTVDAHTLLLLQYLRRIYLGSEAERFPLSANVIRQIPKLELLYIAGLYHDIAKGRGGDHSSLGAEDARAFCERHRLSAWDTELVSWLVENHLIMSITAQRMDISDPSVVQQFAERMQDQLHLDYLFVLTVADINATNTKLWNSWRASLLHDLYLETRRALSRGLENPIDREIEISTKQDKALALLPFNPTIVTALWQQLGDDYFIQHSDEDIAWHTQAILEHTEPGKPLVMIKDVSTQHHASGTQIFIYSQTGYHLFATTAAILEQLELNIVDARISTSPNNFNLNSYIVLTENGQPLGENPSLRELIKQTLTQALLTPQEYPTIIKRHTPRRLQHFTMPTQVNIFSDNHQPYTVVEVVTPDRPGLLARIGRIFLENSVVLQKAKIATLGERVEDVFFITTKNNEPIADNELCEKLKMAICSQLDQWAQLPPNHQATTTL; encoded by the coding sequence ATGTCCGAACCCACAAGCCTTAGCAGCATTCAGGCGGAAATTTTCAATAACGAAAAATTTACCCGGCAACTCGCCGAGTCAGTTTCGCCTATCGCTACGTTTAAAGAGGTGCTTAAAAATTCCCAGTCTATATTGGATCAACATTTTCGAAACGATACTCCTACACGACTGCTCGTTTTCGCACGCGCCTGGTTAGTTGATCAACTGTTAACTCATGCCTGGCGTCAATTTTCATTTCGTCAGAATGATATTGGATTGATTGCGGTTGGTGGTTATGGCCGCGGCGAATTACACCCCCATTCCGATATCGATATCCTGATTCTCTACCGCGGCTTCCGTTTTAAGTCTCAGCATAAACATATTGAAAAGTTCGTAACGCTGTTATGGGATATTGGCTTAAAGGTCGGCCATAGCGTCCGTTCCACGCGGCAATGTATTGACCAAGCGCGCAACGATATCACCATTGTCACCAGTTTAATGGAATCACGCCTGCTAGTGGGTTCACAGGAGTTGTTCGCACACATGCAAAAGCGGGTCGGCCCTAAAAAAATCTGGTCAGCCAAAGCTTTCTATGCCGCAAAACGAGATGAACAAATCTTCCGACACCGCAAATTTGACGATACAGAACATAATTTAGAGCCGAATGTAAAAGAGTCCCCCGGCGGCTTGCGCGATCTACAAATGATTGGCTGGGTCGCGAAAAGACATTTTGGCGGTGACAACCTGCGCGATTTAGTCACCAATCATTTTTTAACTGAAGCAGAATTTGGCTTGTTGAGTGAAGGGCAGAATTATCTTTGGAAAATCCGTTATGGCCTGCATATGCTAGCGGGCCGAGCCGAAGATCGGCTACTTTTCGACTATCAGGAGCGGTTGGCAAAATTATTCGGCTTCAAAGACACCGAAGAGTCCCTTGCAATCGAGCAGCTCATGCAGAAATACTATCGCGTCGCACTGCGTATTCTGGAGCTGAACGATATGTTGCTACAACATTTTGACGAAGCCATTTTACGAGCGGACGAAAGTTTTATCAGCCGCCCCTTGAACACCCGATTTAAAATCACTAACGACTATATCGAAGTGGTGGATAATCAGGTCTTTCAGCGCACCCCCTTTGCGCTAATGGAAATATTTCTTTTAATGGCGCAGAACAGAGAAATACAGGGGGTTCGCGCATCCACTATTCGGCTGATTCGGGAACATCGTCACCTTATCGACCATGAGTTCCGCCAGGACATTCGTAATATCTCTATTTTCATGGAGCTACTGCGCTCGCCGGATGGTATCGTCACGCAGCTGCAACGCATGCGTCGTTACGCCGTTTTGGGTAGATACCTGCCGGAATTCGGTAGAATTATCGGCAAAATGCAATATGACCTGTTCCATATATACACGGTTGATGCCCACACGCTATTGTTATTGCAGTATCTGCGTCGCATTTACCTTGGCTCAGAGGCTGAAAGATTTCCACTTTCGGCTAATGTCATTCGACAGATTCCTAAGTTGGAACTGCTCTATATCGCCGGGCTTTACCACGATATCGCAAAAGGCCGGGGCGGTGATCACTCTTCCCTGGGTGCAGAAGATGCTCGAGCTTTTTGCGAACGTCATCGTCTTAGCGCATGGGATACTGAGCTAGTTAGCTGGCTCGTGGAAAATCATCTCATTATGTCAATTACCGCACAGCGCATGGATATATCCGACCCCAGCGTAGTACAGCAGTTTGCAGAGCGTATGCAGGACCAACTGCACTTGGATTATCTCTTTGTCTTAACCGTTGCAGATATTAATGCCACCAATACCAAGCTGTGGAATAGCTGGCGTGCATCACTTTTACACGATCTTTACCTGGAAACCAGGCGCGCATTAAGCCGTGGACTTGAAAACCCGATAGATCGTGAAATAGAAATCTCCACCAAGCAAGACAAAGCGTTGGCTCTGCTGCCTTTCAATCCCACAATAGTCACGGCACTTTGGCAGCAGCTTGGGGACGATTACTTTATTCAACACTCCGATGAGGATATCGCTTGGCACACGCAAGCCATTCTAGAGCATACTGAACCAGGCAAACCTCTGGTGATGATTAAAGACGTCTCGACGCAGCACCATGCTAGCGGCACTCAGATATTTATATACTCACAAACAGGGTATCACTTGTTCGCAACCACGGCGGCCATTTTAGAGCAACTTGAGCTTAATATTGTGGATGCCCGCATTAGCACATCACCCAATAACTTTAACCTCAACTCCTATATCGTTCTGACCGAAAATGGTCAACCTCTCGGAGAGAACCCCTCTTTAAGAGAACTCATCAAACAGACGCTGACGCAGGCGCTATTAACCCCACAGGAATACCCCACCATTATCAAGCGTCATACGCCCAGAAGATTGCAACATTTTACCATGCCGACGCAGGTCAATATTTTCAGCGATAACCACCAGCCCTATACCGTTGTCGAAGTGGTAACACCAGATAGACCCGGATTGCTAGCACGTATTGGTAGAATCTTTCTTGAAAATAGCGTGGTTTTGCAAAAAGCTAAAATTGCCACACTCGGCGAGCGCGTCGAAGACGTTTTTTTCATCACAACCAAAAATAACGAACCCATCGCCGATAACGAGCTTTGCGAAAAACTCAAGATGGCTATTTGTTCACAGCTTGATCAATGGGCTCAATTACCGCCTAATCATCAGGCAACCACGACATTATAA